A single genomic interval of Acyrthosiphon pisum isolate AL4f unplaced genomic scaffold, pea_aphid_22Mar2018_4r6ur Scaffold_1089;HRSCAF=1561, whole genome shotgun sequence harbors:
- the LOC103311213 gene encoding uncharacterized protein K02A2.6, giving the protein MEISTTGLEGIGIFQDDIIVAGKTVEEHNNRLKKLLNVLSEVGLRVKQNKCSFLKNSIEYLGHKIDEHGLHTLTKHINAIQSALVPENKTIAADILKPLYSLLRQEKKWLWSPECDQAYNNIKKMLISSPVLAHYDQKLPIKLTVDSSSYALGAIISHTYPDHSERPIAYASRVLSNSECKFPQIEKEVTDHKPLIHIFGEKKGIPIYAANRLQRWAYVLSSFDFEIKYIKSEGNTADFLSRIKTNQCNNNINEYDDAHINFIHEQSPFPLDWHKIKIETKRDPITSRVLHATKTGSWSNDFSINSELNSYNTRKIEITAEQDCLFWGYRVIIPTKFRKSILTELHSCHIGMSSMKSIARSYFWWPSIDKEIEDMARNCNECINARPNPPKSVLTPWKWPQRQWTRVHCDFLGPYKNKHS; this is encoded by the exons ATGGAAATATCAACCACAGGCTTAGAAGGGATTGGTATATTTCAAGATGACATAATAGTTGCGGGAAAAACGGTAGAAGAACACaacaatagattaaaaaaattacttaacgtTTTATCCGAAGTTGGTTTAAgggttaaacaaaacaaatgtagTTTTCTCAAAAATTCAATTGAATATTTAGGTCATAAAATCGATGAGCATGGCTTGCACACCTTAACTAAACACATAAATGCAATACAATCGGCCCTGGTtccagaaaataaaactat AGCAGCAGACATTCTTAAACCGTTATACTCATTACtaagacaagaaaaaaaatggctATGGTCACCAGAATGTGATCAagcatataataacataaaaaaaatgcttatctCAAGTCCTGTGTTAGCACATTATGACCAAAAACTTCCCATAAAACTCACGGTCGATTCTTCGTCATACGCACTAGGTGCAATCATATCGCACACTTATCCTGACCACTCAGAAAGACCAATTGCATATGCATCACGAGTATTGTCAAACAGTGAATGCAAATTTCCACAAATCGAAAAAGAAG TTACTGATCACAAACCGTTAATCCAcatatttggagaaaaaaaaggAATACCAATTTATGCGGCAAATCGCTTACAACGTTGGGCATACGTTCTTTCTTCATTCGATTttgaaattaagtatattaaatcagAAGGAAATACTGCTGACTTTTTATCACGCATTAAAACAAACcaatgcaacaataatattaatgaatatgatGACGCTCACATCAATTTTATTCACGAACAGTCACCATTTCCGCTAGATtggcacaaaattaaaattgaaacgaaAAGAGATCCAATTACCTCTAGAGTATTACACGCTACAAAAACAGGTTCATGGAGTAATGACTTTTCAATAAATTCCGAATTAAACTCGTATAATACACGCAAAATAGAAATTACTGCTGAACAAGATTGTTTATTTTGGGGCTATAGAGTAATCATACCAACCAAATTCCGTAAGTCAATTCTAACTGAACTGCATTCTTGTCATATTGGCATGTCGAGTATGAAAAGCATTGCGCGTTCGTATTTCTGGTGGCCTAGTATAGATAAAGAAATTGAGGATATGGCCCGAAACTGCAATGAATGCATAAATGCGAGACCTAATCCTCCTAAGTCAGTACTAACTCCGTGGAAATGGCCACAAAGACAATGGACGAGAGTGCATTGCGATTTCTTAGGTCCGTACAAAAACAAACATTCCTAA